A part of Rhodamnia argentea isolate NSW1041297 chromosome 8, ASM2092103v1, whole genome shotgun sequence genomic DNA contains:
- the LOC115728179 gene encoding uncharacterized protein LOC115728179 has translation MPTERVNLKLLVDKTNRRVLFAEGGKDFVDFLFHILALPVGTVIRLLEKIGMVGSLGNLYSSIEKLNDVINAKTYYRCSSRSSVSCSTYVAEHPSAKCPNCGNSMNQRSTFVESPAGNLTAAVASAAESAGKGGFVQGLVTYMVMDDLVVKPMSTISSITLLNQFNVKEIGHLEEKVVNLGMDEGIKLLRASLHSTNVLTDVFLDEK, from the exons ATGCCGACAGAAAGAGTGAACTTGAAGCTTCTGGTGGACAAGACCAACCGGAGGGTGCTATTTGCTGAAGGTGGGAAGGACTTTGTCGACTTCCTCTTCCACATCCTCGCATTGCCGGTCGGAACGGTGATCAGGCTCCTCGAGAAAATAGGGATGGTCGGCAGTTTAGGCAATCTCTACAGCAGCATCGAGAAGCTGAATGATGT AATCAATGCCAAAACCTACTACAGGTGCTCTTCCCGTTCGTCGGTTAGCTGTTCGACCTATGTGGCTGAGCACCCTTCTGCAAAATGTCCTAATTGCGGAAATTCCATGAACCAAAGATCCACTTTTGTCGAATCGCCGGCTGGTAACCTGACAGCTGCTGTGGCATCAGCGGCTGAATCGGCCGGAAAGGGTGGTTTCGTGCAAGGGTTGGTGACGTACATGGTGATGGACGATCTGGTGGTCAAGCCGATGTCGACTATTTCGAGCATTACTTTGCTCAATCAGTTCAACGTAAAGGAGATTGGGCATCTTGAGGAGAAGGTGGTCAACTTGGGAATGGACGAG GGTATAAAGCTGCTGAGGGCATCATTACACTCCACGAATGTTCTCACTGACGTTTTCCTTGATGAGAAGTGA
- the LOC125316289 gene encoding uncharacterized protein LOC125316289: MATGKVELKLLVDKCNGRVLFAEGGKDFVDFLFHILTLPVGTVIRLLDKTRMVGSLGNLYSSVEKLNDVDMKSSKKDILLKPKAPASLSKIPFLLLETSSVNSTPKTYYRCSSRSHNSYSYYAAEDCHAICPQCRNYMSSTLTLSKSPGAASSASAAELDDKGGFVQGVATYMVMDDLEVEEIGLIEERVVSLGMDEGIKLLRASLHSKNVLTDVFLGDKVYAKLLVLI, from the exons ATGGCGACAGGGAAAGTGGAACTGAAGCTTCTCGTGGACAAGTGCAACGGGAGGGTGCTATTTGCCGAAGGTGGGAAGGACTTTGTCGACTTCCTCTTCCACATCCTCACGTTGCCGGTCGGAACGGTGATCAGGCTCCTCGACAAAACCAGGATGGTGGGCAGTTTAGGCAATCTCTACAGCAGTGTGGAGAAGTTGAACGATGTGGATATGAAATCTTCCAAGAAAGACATTCTCTTGAAACCCAAAGCACCCGCCTCTCTCTCCAAAATCCCATTTCTGTTGCTTGAGACTTCGTCCGTAAATTCAACACCCAAAACCTACTACAGGTGCTCTTCCCGTTCTCACAATAGCTACTCGTACTATGCGGCTGAGGATTGTCATGCAATATGTCCTCAGTGCAGAAATTACATGAGTAGCACGTTGACTCTTAGCAAATCACCAGGGGCGGCTTCGTCGGCATCAGCAGCTGAATTGGATGATAAGGGCGGTTTTGTGCAAGGTGTGGCGACGTACATGGTGATGGACGATTTGGAG GTGGAGGAGATTGGGCTTATTGAGGAGAGGGTGGTCAGCCTCGGAATGGACGAG GGTATAAAGCTGCTGAGGGCTTCATTGCACTCCAAGAATGTTCTCACTGATGTCTTCCTCGGTGACAA GGTTTATGCAAAACTTTTAGTGCTGATTTGA